In Lemur catta isolate mLemCat1 chromosome 1, mLemCat1.pri, whole genome shotgun sequence, one DNA window encodes the following:
- the LOC123628100 gene encoding myosin regulatory light polypeptide 9-like — MSSKRAKTKTTKKRPQRATSNVFAMFDQSQIQEFKEAFNMIDQNRDGFIDKEDLHDMFASLGKNPTDEYLDAMMNEAPGPINFTMFLTMFGEKLNGTDPEDVIRNAFACFDEEATGTIQEDYLRELLTTMGDRFTDEEVDELYREAPIDKKGNFNYIEFTRILKHGAKDKDD; from the coding sequence ATGTCTAGTAAAAGGGCAAAGACCAAGACCACCAAGAAGCGCCCTCAGCGCGCAACATCCAATGTGTTTGCCATGTTTGACCAGTCACAGATTCAGGAGTTCAAAGAGGCCTTCAACATGATTGATCAGAACAGAGATGGCTTCATTGACAAGGAAGATTTGCATGATATGTTTGCCTCACTAGGGAAAAATCCAACTGATGAGTATCTGGATGCCATGATGAATGAGGCTCCAGGCCCCATCAATTTCACCATGTTCCTTACCATGTTTGGTGAGAAGTTAAATGGCACAGATCCAGAAGATGTCATCAGAAATGCTTTTGCTTGCTTTGATGAAGAAGCAACTGGCACCATTCAGGAAGATTACCTGAGAGAGCTGCTGACAACCATGGGAGATcggtttacagatgaggaagtggatGAGCTGTACAGAGAAGCCCCTATTGACAAAAAGGGGAATTTCAATTACATCGAGTTCACACGCATCCTTAAACATGGAGCAAAAGACAAAGATGACTGA